The DNA sequence CATTAAACAacatttgttattcttcttgcttttcttttggTGATTAGTGACTAGCTAAATGAGTGGTTTGAGAGAAAGCTAGTTTAGCTTTATCATTATCCACTGGATCCCACACACTAAACCTTatcatcatttctattgttttgtttctttttagtgATCATCACACAATTAATTGTGTTATATCATTATCCACTATCAAAATTTGCATTTGAAGAACAATTAGCTTTTGTTTGCTTTATCCCCTTTTACTGTTTATGTGGGTGGTGGAAACACCTTCAGCAAGTCATTGTCTGCTAAAGTTCAACACATATGAAAATGCAAGGAAGTTTCAtcagaaatttatttatttatttatttatttgtgcttaaTTAATTTCTGTATTGCAGCAAATGCAGAAAATCCAAATGGTAATACACAAACAAGTGATGGTTTGATGCATGAATGCTGCAGACATTATAACTCAAAGGTCCATTAATCCAGGTACACACTGTATAACTCTGACATCATTAATTCAATAGacataatatatacataataatattacCAGAGACATGCAAGGAACATGATAAATGTTCAATAAAGCAATTGCAATTCAAAGACCTCATGTCTTTAGTCTAAGCAGTACATTCAATTGTCAGATTTCAAAGTTGTGCTGTTTTGTGTACTCTTTGATTCCATTCCACCTTTGAAAAAGATTAAAGTCCGCACATGCAGCTCTTCAGTCAATAAGTTCGGTAGGGGCATGATATGCAGTGATACAGATCAAAAGAAATTAAGGAATGTAATTTAGttacttaatttaatttgatcacCATCTAATCCCAATAGATTAGGCAATACATCCTTTTCAAGGATGAGTTAAAAAATTAACCGCTAGCGTTGGATTCTTTTTCGGTGGAGAATCTAGGTTCTAGTTTGGCGTATGGGATATAATAgtgcttgtttatatatatagtccATATGGCATCATTCCAAGTGTCAAAGGTATAGTGTTTTGTTAGtttgtgataatttaaaaatgaaagattCATTCAATAAGCAAGAGCAATGGTGCATTTTATATACGCTATGATTGGGAGTGGGAGGTGTGTTTGTTTATTaagttaacatttttttttattcattgtgTCCACATAGAAGTGGTCTCTTCTTGCTTGTTGGACAAGTTAaagagatttaaatatttaggtGTAGAGAGTGTCTCGTGTTGCGTATGGAACGGtgatggtttaaatttttattaaataaattaactcATAAATGATATCACAATTAATTCACATGTTATAAAGACAAGTATTTgttgtcattttaaaaaaacaacacaataaaaaggatgaatCAGaaggtttttgttttattttaatttccgTAGTTTAAAAGGAGATGATGAGGACATGTGTGTGGAAAAGAAGAGCATCTTAAAACAAAGTTCAAGTGTGCAACGTGTTATCTCATTTAATCAAGGTGTCAGAGTGGTTTTggttttgcttgtttttttgtATCACCTGGTTCTAATTATTGGAGGTTCTGAGTGATCACTGGCCCCACTTGTGGTTAATTTACATAAAGGTGAATGAAAACTATATAAGGAGTAAGAGCAAACTAAGGTCTTAATGGTCCTTCATTCATGCAAGCGTGACTAGATAAGGCATGCAATGatcctttctctttctcaaaTTAAATAATGCAATAATGCAAAGTGCTTCTCATTCTCATCACTGACAGCTGAAAAATGATAACTTTATTTTCTAATTCTAACTCATTAAAGTGGCCCCCTTGATTCCACCCAACTTAACATACACGCTCAACAGAGTTTGTTTCCATTTAGCTTTCTTTCTTGTGGGTAAAGTTTTTGGTAGggctttttctcattcttttttgtttaaagttttaattttaaattagaaataattatttaattttaattttaatttattgagtgGTTATTTAAGagattctaattttatttttttatgatatagataccaaaatttttttataatttcttcttTGTAAAGGACGTGAGCGCCCCACTGTCATTTTCTGTAGTTgtacttttgttgttgttctctgTTGTTATTGTTTGTACTTTCACTGTTTGTTTCGTACCACAGCTAGTGATAGattgtctttcttctttttaacgATCGTGGTTtcccactttttcaaaaaaaaaaaaaaaatttatcaacacATACATCACACATTGTTTGTTTATCTagtaatttcattttattttctgatagaaaattttcaatattaaacTGAATTCTTTCAAGTGATcccctaaaaaaacaaaattaaaaataaaaaaaagcataatgttctataaaaaaaaattactgttaTTTTAGACAATGAAAGTTATCTCACTCTAGTACTCTAAATTTTAATAATCCATATATTTACTCCATTCCaaacttatttaattataataaaaaaagatatatatcacACCAGGTTGATGATTATTTCTTTGAGTGCACTCAAacccaaaaaaacaatgaattttaaaattttaaaacgtAAAAGAGAAACGAAAAGAGAGATTCCTTATCAAAAAACCGGCATAACACTCTGTAGCTTTGATAGTTGGTTGAAcctatctatctatttattatatttatctcaCTCTCTTCTCATCAAATTCCATAAAGTCTCATCACGTGACCATGTTCCCCACTTTGCCCCCACTATCATGTGACCCTCCAACTCTCCACGTGTCACCACAGCCTTTCATCCCTTTCCCGAGTCCGAGTCGTACATCAATTCCCGTCCGGACTCAAGTCCGACTCATCTCcgtacaatttttttataaatcaaaccCCATCCACCGTTGATTCAAAATCATAGACATATCTGACCGTCCACGTGGCAAAGCATTAAAGAAGGAATATCCCATAGATATCCCCTTGAAGTTGAACCTAATAACGTCTATAAAACACGGCGGTGAGGTCTCGAAAAAAGCCAAGAAAAAGACAACCAAAAAGAGAGCGATGAGCGAAGCTCTGAAGGCGGACTACGAGATCGGAGCGGAGATCGGACGTGGGCGGTTCGGTGCCGTGTTCCACTGCTACTCGGTCACCTCCGGCGAGCCCTTCGCCgtcaagaccatcgacaagacccTCCTCACCGACTCCACTGACCGTCAGCTCGTCGATCGTGAGGCCAAGATCACTCTTCTCGCCGCTGCTGGAAACCCCCATGTTGTTCAGATCTATGCTGTATATGAGGATGACTCATCGATCCATCTCGTTCTTGATCTTCTCCCTGGTCCCGATCTCTTCGAACGGATCTCCGGCCGTGGGAAGCCCGATGCCTGAACCAGAGGCGGCTGCGATCATCGCTCAGTTGATGGAAGCCCTACATGCTTGCCATCAGCGCGGGGTCGCTCACCGGGATGTCAAGCCGGACAACGTGATGTTCGACTCGCGGGGGAGACTACGCCTGGTGGATTTCGGCTCCGCCGAGTGCTTTGGTGAGGGGAGGCCGATGAGAGGCGTTGTCGGCACGCCGTACTACGTTGCGCCGGAGGTGGTGGCTGGGAGGGAGTACGGGGAGAAGGTCGATGTCTGGAGTGCCGGAGTGATCCTCTACATGATGCTGGGCGGGATCCCACCGTTCTACGGCGAGACGGCAGTGGATATCTTTGAGGCGGTGCTAAGAGGGTAATCTCCGGTTCCCAACCCGGATATTCTCATCGGTCTCGCCGGCGGCGAAGGATCTCATGCGCCGGATGATCTGCCGGGACCCTTCTCGCCGCTTCTCCGCTGATCAAGTTCTTCGTAAGTACATCTAAAATCTATGAActttttcttggttttgattcaatttttgGGGAGATTGATGATGAAATTGGGTTTCTGATTGTGACTTTAGGGCATTCTTGGATCGTTGGCGGCGGAGGCGCGCTTCATCTCACCTGAGCGGTGACCGGATCCAGAAGTCgtatatatgtacatacatacatacgtatatatatatgtatatacgaCTACTTTAACTGTGTGCATATGTTGTGagagtattttaatttttgtttttatttttgttttttggagtTTTGTaaaaatagctttttttttGTAAGCGGGGGTTTTCATAGTATACATGAAAGAAGAGTATATTAATAAaagacttttattttattttattttattttttctgtgattttatttatttatttaagtaaattTATTGGATTAGTGGTTCCAAAGACATGGGCATGGAGAGATATATTCTTGGGTTTATACTTGATGCTCTCTTTGCTTGGCTTCTAAGCAACAAAGGAAGAGTTTGGAGAGAAGATTTATTCTTATGCCTTTTTTAAACGTTTTCTTTTTTGCAAAGTACTTGTGAACAACTGgaaatttttcaaaactatTGGAATATATGTCatcatcatttttaaaataaactttttctaattttacattttgtggttggaatttattttaagttatatatatattttttcatgatatatatattttgaaagagGAATTAGATATGaaccagattttttttttttttaaaaaaattgtgggaGGTGTTATTCAGGAGCTCAGTAttcaatttaacaaaataaaagttaGTTTGCAGATGCTTGAATTGTAGTATATGACTTAGAATAATAAACTCTTTTAAACCAAGCCTTGAATTTTGTGATTGTGATTGAAATGCTTTTTCAAATTGATACTCTGCcttaaatttagttatttatttatttatttatttattaagatgTAAATAAGTTGCTAAAAGAAGATGAATTTTGTGGTTTGCAGTTGGGGAGGAAATGAAATATCACTGCTCTTTTGATAGGGTGATTACCTGTCTTAATTGTAcaacatataattatataacagAAATAAATTATCAcagtataaaaatattataatactaaattttttaaaatgaaattaatgttTACTTGGAGTGGTTTACTAAATTGACATTGTTCTAGCTAATTATCATATTAGATTTAATGTAAGATTAtctttaaataacaataatagttttaataataaatactcCGTTcgtttttatttgtcacatttatttaattcacatctattaagaaaaaaattgagttaaagttagttggttatttatattttataaaaaatccatTACTTTCCAAATACTACCCTATTTAAAACCTCACTagtggagtatataatttaatacttagttgattatgatttatttgtacaagtatattaaattaaaagataaatttagaaatttttttaatgctgCATCAAAgtttctaatgtgacaagtaaaaaaagaacacaGAAGAGTTCTACAAGGTGACAACTAAAAAGTAGTGGAAAGAGtaacaattaacaaatatagactcttttgataaatatagaatgttaaatatatttcatttagcAAAGCCCACTTATTTgaatcaagcccaactcaagcTTAAATTTAGATGGCCCAAGTTTATTCAAATTTGACTCATTTATATCTTGgtatctctcttttcttcaaggTTTACTCAAGATTATAATACCTATGAAACTGTGTCTTATCTTCACATCAAAATTAGGTTGTGGAATTACTCAATAAGCAAGTAGCGCATGATATTAATATTCAGCAAGGGACCCACATCACCTCCTCATAAACAAATTGCCAAAGccagttttcttttctttgataaaAATGGATGTATTTCATGGAAGACAAGATTTGTAGTCTCATTTCTtaatgaaagaaacaaaattgtTATGTCCAACTCTTCACTTATAAATGGTCACAACTGATAATGTAGtttatccaatatatatatatattttaaatttgtagtTTTAGTAAAACATTTTCCTACTACTAGTCGATGagtattagatttttatttatatatataaaa is a window from the Dioscorea cayenensis subsp. rotundata cultivar TDr96_F1 chromosome 2, TDr96_F1_v2_PseudoChromosome.rev07_lg8_w22 25.fasta, whole genome shotgun sequence genome containing:
- the LOC120269882 gene encoding LOW QUALITY PROTEIN: phosphoenolpyruvate carboxylase kinase 1-like (The sequence of the model RefSeq protein was modified relative to this genomic sequence to represent the inferred CDS: deleted 2 bases in 2 codons); protein product: MSEALKADYEIGAEIGRGRFGAVFHCYSVTSGEPFAVKTIDKTLLTDSTDRQLVDREAKITLLAAAGNPHVVQIYAVYEDDSSIHLVLDLLPGPDLFERISAVGSPMPEPEAAAIIAQLMEALHACHQRGVAHRDVKPDNVMFDSRGRLRLVDFGSAECFGEGRPMRGVVGTPYYVAPEVVAGREYGEKVDVWSAGVILYMMLGGIPPFYGETAVDIFEAVLRGNLRFPTRIFSSVSPAAKDLMRRMICRDPSRRFSADQVLRHSWIVGGGGALHLT